One window from the genome of Bacillus weihaiensis encodes:
- the rimM gene encoding ribosome maturation factor RimM (Essential for efficient processing of 16S rRNA), which translates to MSEQWFNVGKIVNTHGVRGEVRVISKTDFAQERYEPGNILYIFKEGSKEPTEVVIENHRTHKNFDLLTFKGLHSIEEVEGYKGAVLKITEDQLTELEEGEYYFHEIIGCTMYTDEGQEIGKVKEILATGANDVWVVQRKQGKDILIPYIDDIVKEIDIENKKIVITPMEGLLDE; encoded by the coding sequence ATGTCAGAACAATGGTTTAATGTTGGAAAAATAGTGAATACACATGGAGTTAGAGGTGAAGTGAGAGTTATCTCTAAGACAGATTTTGCACAAGAGCGGTACGAACCAGGAAATATATTATACATATTCAAAGAAGGAAGCAAAGAGCCAACAGAAGTTGTAATTGAAAATCATCGTACGCATAAAAATTTTGACTTGTTAACCTTTAAAGGGCTACATTCTATTGAAGAAGTTGAAGGCTATAAAGGGGCAGTTTTAAAAATTACAGAAGACCAATTAACAGAGCTGGAAGAAGGGGAGTATTACTTCCATGAAATTATCGGTTGTACAATGTATACTGATGAGGGACAAGAAATTGGTAAAGTGAAAGAAATCCTTGCAACAGGTGCCAACGATGTATGGGTTGTTCAAAGAAAACAAGGAAAGGACATCTTAATTCCATATATTGATGATATCGTTAAGGAAATTGATATAGAAAACAAGAAGATAGTGATTACGCCTATGGAAGGGTTATTAGACGAATGA
- a CDS encoding KH domain-containing protein, whose amino-acid sequence MKELIEAIVKPLVDSPDHIEITELEKENQLTYRLSVHKDDVGKVIGKQGRIAKAIRTVVYAAGSNSSKRIQLEIND is encoded by the coding sequence ATGAAGGAGTTAATCGAAGCAATTGTTAAACCGCTTGTTGATTCACCAGATCATATAGAAATTACGGAGCTGGAGAAGGAAAATCAACTAACATATCGTTTATCAGTTCATAAAGACGACGTTGGGAAAGTGATTGGGAAGCAAGGACGTATAGCAAAAGCAATTCGTACTGTTGTATATGCAGCGGGATCTAATTCATCTAAAAGAATTCAACTTGAAATTAACGACTGA
- a CDS encoding YlqD family protein, translating into MKILHHVAVKQIITETSKQALVDQFELKKSRLEQECDQLYFEYKKNEKVSKQLSSQFLKEIDKRKEKIKVVEFQLKQVHTLPLGSELKETEIEAIIDINVGDNWEELMKEKTIVIKDGIIDQIRLR; encoded by the coding sequence GTGAAGATACTCCACCATGTTGCAGTTAAACAAATAATAACTGAAACAAGTAAGCAAGCGTTAGTGGATCAATTCGAACTAAAGAAAAGTAGGCTTGAGCAAGAATGTGATCAATTATATTTTGAATACAAGAAGAATGAAAAAGTAAGTAAACAGTTATCTTCCCAATTCTTAAAGGAAATTGATAAACGTAAAGAAAAGATTAAAGTGGTTGAATTTCAATTAAAACAAGTACATACACTTCCATTGGGTAGTGAGCTGAAAGAAACGGAGATAGAAGCAATCATTGATATAAATGTTGGTGACAATTGGGAAGAGCTAATGAAGGAGAAAACGATTGTCATTAAAGATGGTATCATTGATCAAATACGTCTGAGGTGA
- the rpsP gene encoding 30S ribosomal protein S16, with amino-acid sequence MAVKIRLKRMGAKKSPFYRIVVADSRSPRDGRDIEVVGTYNPVVQPAEVKINEELALKWMQDGAKPSDTVRNLFSKQGIMEKFHNAKNSK; translated from the coding sequence ATGGCAGTTAAAATTCGTTTAAAACGTATGGGAGCAAAAAAATCTCCTTTTTATCGTATTGTAGTAGCAGATTCTCGTTCACCACGTGATGGACGTGACATCGAAGTAGTTGGAACTTACAATCCAGTAGTTCAACCTGCAGAAGTTAAAATCAATGAAGAGTTAGCATTAAAATGGATGCAGGATGGTGCTAAACCATCTGATACAGTTCGTAACTTGTTCTCTAAACAAGGCATTATGGAAAAATTCCATAACGCAAAAAATAGCAAGTAA